The Bubalus kerabau isolate K-KA32 ecotype Philippines breed swamp buffalo chromosome 14, PCC_UOA_SB_1v2, whole genome shotgun sequence genome segment TAGTACTGGTAGTATTTAAAGTAGCAATGGGAAACAGGCTAGGATAGAAGCCATGGATTATGGATACACTTTTAAAATTCTCAGTGTTCTCCTGGGGGTGGTAACAACATATGGAAGCCTCCAGGTGTCTTTGGCTCTACTTATGCAACTTGCAGCTTGAAGCATGTCTATTACTGACTAATAGTCTCCGCCTCCCAAGCTGTTGTTTCAAAAGCACGGAGTTTGCGGGGGTTTTTTTTGTCTTGTCTTGTTTTGTTCAGGGTGCACGATGACAGGGTGAAAAAGAGATGGTTTTTATACCATGAACGTTCAGCTATCATCAGTTAACTCATAAACTCTACAGAGCTGTCATTAAGAAGATTGGATTCAAAATGAATAGCGCCTTCCTTTATCCTTGTGGTTGATAAACCAATCATCAGTAAATCCCAATTCCAAAATGTTCTAAAAATACTCAGACTTCTatgatatatatccaaaagaaacagAGTTTAAAAAGTGACATGTTTTTTTGACAATTCATGGAACATAAATGTTGCTGTTTACAATTTTAAAACTGTTTCCTTTATACTGAATGATTATCAAACaggaactaaatatttaaaactctCACACCTTTACTGACTTTTATAATGTGACCtccttctgtttaaaaaaaaaatgctgaaaacaGTACTGACAAGACCAAAAAAGTCAGTCTTAACTCACAGTTATTTAACTGCACCCTCTGCTGGCTACTCAAGGTAATTACAATTTATTGgtaaacatgggaaaggaaaatacaaaaatgaaaccaGTTGTTTCAAGATGGTCAGATAAGGGTAATTCATTTTTTATCCCAATTATAAAAACcatatttgaagaaaacatactgctatattttactttatcatctttaaaatgcaaaagtaATTCAGATATATTTACATAGAGTTTTTATCAGTGATAACAGTCACAAACTCTCaaggtaaattttctttttactctttgaTCTAATGCAGTAGTAGCAAGAATTAAGTTTACTCttcacaaaaacaaagaaaaaagaacataacTAACAAAAACAAACTTGTAAACCTCCAGAAAAAGTATCTTCTGTAGAGAAGGCAGTCAGTATTATGACTTATGTTATCTACCTCAGGACTTTCAAGTACCTCAGGTGAAACGCACATGCAGATGTAGAGTGCAGCACACATTACTTTCAAATAGCAgtgctgggggcttccctggtgtccaggggttaagaacccgcctgccaatgcaggagacttgggtttgatcctgggttgggaagatcccctggagaaggaaatggcaacacactccagtattcttgcctgggaaatctcatggacagaggagcccgacaggctacagtccttgggatcacaaagagctggagacaacttagtgactgagcacacatgcacagggagctaagatcccacaggccacgggcaactaagcccaagcgctGCAACAGAGTCCAAGCACTGCAAGAGAGATCCCGCGTGCAGCAGCCAAGGCCGGACACAACCACAAAACACAGCGGTGCTATTCACTACTATACTTGAATGAGCAGGGCTGGACTACGCTAGACCACGGGAAACAAAACTAAAGGTGTAATTTCTGACccagagaaaatattaatacatcgTCGTGACTCACATTTCATAGCAGGACATTTCAAGAGATACATTTTATAGGGAATGAAGTATAAAGCATACAGTACAATATGGTGTCTGTATGTAGACAATCTCCTTCTTCGTTAGTAAATTATTCTTTTGTATCTATAATGCTTTAAATTGTTGGTTTCTGTGAGGCTTTAATCATATAAAATAGTACATGTAGtctgaaatacaaaaaaaactatCCCAGATTGTATAAGGCTCaaatgagaaggaagaaaaatataacatttgGCAGAAGATATTTTCTTGACCTTAAATGTAACATGAACAAAACTGATTCTACTCCAGCAACAGTGTAAATATTACTCAAATACCTCAGAACTTCTTCGGCTTGCCAGGCcgcatcttcttcttcttcccaaGCATTGGTGTTTTCCTGCCAGGTATCTAAGTCACCTAATTCAGGCTACAATAaaacgaaacaaaacaaaattacaacAGTCAAGAGCCATTCTTGGTGGCTTACacggtaaagagtctacctgcagtctggagtgcagaagacctgggttcgatccctgggtcaggaagatctcccggaaaaggaaatggtaacccgctccagtattcttgcctggagaatcccacagatagaagACCCTGGCGAGccccagtccttggggtcacaaagagtcagacacgactgagagactaacttcGCTTCATCCTTTTTCCACTCAGTGGTCAAGAAGaggatatattttaaagcataacTCAGGCCTCATCACTGCCCtgtgtctttttcactttcttatcacaTCCTCTACAGGATCAAATGACTGCCCCTGGTGTGCCTGGAACTAAGGGGTTTCCTGAGACACATGACCTTCCATACGCAAGTCTTAGCAAGTCCAGCTTTCTTCCCATTTCATGTTTTAAAGGATATTCCTTTAATATACTAACTTTTCCTTTACTTTCCTaacttttcctttactttctcctACTTTAGtttggaaaaaataagaataggacatatcttctgtttctctctctctcttgagtAAGATGAAGGAGTGTGTAAGtgggggaaagagaagagagaggctgaCCCCACACTGGATTAGAGATGCTTGACTGGACTACTCTTGGGCTGGGGAGGTGAACTCGAAGAACCTACATTTCCAACCTAGTACAGTCATCTCCCTTTAAGCACAAGTAATTTTCTAGACTTTTTAATGGCACTTATTGTCTGGGTCCCATGCAAAAATGACAAGTCAGGAAAAGTTTACTCTTTATTGGAGTTCTTTTGTACTGTGCTTCCTTTTGTCTGTCTTACCTGATACCATTAGGCAGGCCACACTAGCTTCCACTATTCCCCAGGCCAGGCCTCTAGGTTCACTTTTTCCTTCCACAAACCAATGAAAATGCTCATTCTGGAATGTTTAGTTAGTGAGGAAATAATTAAATGCATAAGATAACTgcataaaataatcaaaacataTCAATTCTTAAAAGCTGGGGAGGGGTTTGGACAGTGATGTGTCTCAAAAGCTTCAAAGATGAATCTGATGGCCTCCAAAGGTGAAAACATATGCCTTCTTCACTACTTTTGTCCTTAAAAGTGTTGTATTTAAGTcaaatccattttaagttaaacCACACTTTAAATGTACATAAGTCTTTAACTTAATTCataatttacttaaaaacaaGCTGCTATTGAGGTTAAATTTTAGGGGTAATCTCTTTAAAGAtcatacttttatattttcacatttttgtctCCATCTTTTATGTGTGCAATGGACTCTGATCTTAGTATCTGATGTAATTTAGAGTCTCATAAAAGGACAGGACTGGCAACTGCTCTTGATCTGCTAAACCAGTTCCAAAGTCATACAAATACTATGTTcaagtcattttaatttttttctttttccttaaagaaaacagaaatgaaaaaaaaaagctcttgccTAGATACAATTAATATACTTACAGATTGATGAATGAAAGGCATATCTTGTGTAGCTGCTAGTCTACTAGAGAAGCCTGTGCTACCATCTGGGATGCCAAAATTTAATGGTTCTCGCTTCTTAATGATGATCTGAAAGATTAATTGAAATAGAATTATGGAAACATTTTACACACCACTCTataaaaagagacaaatgaaTTAACTGACCAAAGCATTTTATAATTATTCAAAATATgttctgcctttctttcctgttctatATTTTCTTAAAGTATATCCTCTGGTAGGATAGGGTCACTGTCCTACCAAAAGTATAACCAGCTCTCTAAGCATGTGGCTATCTATGAATACATTAACTCTTTCAAGCCAGTAGTATTAGCTTTGTACCTTAAAAGTACTTTCATTCTAATTTACTAAGGTATTACTTGTAACATACTAAGTTCCTATTAAAAGCATTAATAgactttcaaaacaaaaagcatTCATCTACTAAGAAATTCACTTAAAACTCCTTGAAAAATATACAACTTAATGCTTTTCAGCACTGAGACATTTGGACAAATAAAAACAAGTATGATAATAGTATGTCAATGTTATCAGCCTTGAacatctaaaaataaatgtacaGCTAAAACTGACTGGACGGTAGAAGAGGGTGAAAACCCTATTAGAGAACTGCAGAATAAACAGTGTCCtcattttatgaaatatattcataagaaatattttctatgCTTGATTGAATAAGAAATCGCActtaaagtaaatttttttttttttttttgaaacagcaGGATGACTGATGAGGTAGATGGGAATAACAGCATTACATTATTTGAAATGGGTGTAAGGGTGGTATGAAATAAACCTCCATTTACCACAGTGTGAAGCTGGTAGACAATACCTGTGACTGGCCTAGGAATAGCAAGATAAGAATACTGTATACAGATAAACAGAAAAAGTTTTGAGTGGCTGCTTTTAGTAGAACTGGTTTGAAGAATGATGGGGCAGAAGTCTATTGCTTTTCATTATAAGCTTTTCtatatctttaatttaaaaataaattttaaatgtacatgtactattttgataaaaagaaagaaaactgcttAGCCATTGTTCTTTTGCTAATAATTTCCTGCATATTGAAGTGACTGTCCACATTCAATTCAAAAGGGATAAAATAAACTGTGAATGACCTTGCAAACCCATCACAATTACTCTAAGTTCTCAGAGCCCTGCATCAGTCTGATAATGTTATAAACAATGGATACTATCAGTATTATTGGTTTGTGGATATCACTATACTATGAATTCTTTTAAGGCTAGAACTGTATCTTATTCAGTTTAGTCTTCACAGTAGAGACTGGAGTCTAGAATCTGACATACAGGAGGATTTCTATGAACGcttagatataattttaaaagatgtgggGGTACAATTTACAATTTACCAGGCCAGCTCACTTGAGTATATAAACTTCTCTAATATGACAAAAAACGCAACTGACAGTTAGAAATCGGCTTTCTACCAAGTACTAAGTATACTGTCTAGTTTTAATTATAAGAATCTGAAAAGCAGTCTAATGGTTTAATTTCCAAGAGCACACATCTTTAACGTACCTTCTGGGTTTTCCTTATAGTTGGTGTCATGTCCTTAAAATAGTCAGGTTCCAGTTGTTCTAAAGCATTTTGTTGTGTTGCCACATTCccattccctccttcaatcttgaCACTTGTGGGTGCATCCTCATCCCAGGAAGTCCACTCTTCCACATCTGTCTAAATTTAAATGATCAGCATTGTCAGTCAAAAATTTCATCATTCATTACAAAAATGAGCTTTCTAAAACAGTGgttttttcaaaatttgttgaCCAATgggaaaatatacattttatgccAGATAGCAAAACTAGATCAAAAGTTAAGAAAGAAACACTCTGTGAGTTAGACATTCTGTTCCAACCATTAAAgtaaaaaacaaccaaacaaagcaaaagaaaatgctTCAAAAACTCAACTGACATTAGAACTACAGCCCACAGAAAGAGGACTAGAACTTACAATCTATCCCTAAGTAGGTTTATTAcctgataaaataataaataataacatttttatagGATTTAAATAAGATATAGTCCCAAACATAATATCAAAAAAATCCATGAAATAACTTGAAATTATTCAGCAAACAAGGAATCAACAAATCTCAACTTGAATGGAAAAAGTCAAGCAACAGACACCAAACCCAAGATGATACGAATGATGTAATTATCTAAGGCTTTAAATACGTTATTGCAAAAATGCTCCAATAAGCAACAGCAAACACTcttaaaaccaaagaaaaaaatagaaaatctcagcagagaaatagaaaataaagaataaagttaaaattttagaataaagaaatttaacaataaaacaataaaatcctGACGGTGACTACCAAATTAATTTCATGACATATTAATGGTTTGCAACCCAGTGTGAAAAATATGGTTTGGGAGCACTTATTCAACGTACAAAAAAAGTTTTACCTGTTTGGGAACTGATGAATAATCAACTGTAGTTGGCAAAGTTATTTGGTCTCCACTTAATTTCCGTCCTCTACCAgatctaaaacaaaaatatgaaataatttatttcaagAAACCACCAAAACAAGCATAAGTAAAAGCACTAAAGACAGTAACTTAAAACTTATAGAGAAGGTCTTCTGCAGctttaaattatttactttaatAATTAACAGCTGTTCcttaatatatgaaaagaaaggCATATATTAGATATCTtttcaatgtttttaaatattggaCCAGAATATCACACTGCTTTTTGGCTTAGGATTCAGAATTAGAGTCAAACTCAGGAGGACCataaagccaaaaacaaaaccagaaactgGTTTCAAATCACACTCCTGAGAGTTCTGTGAGTTCTGTAGGTGATGCTCTGGGATGTCTACGCTCTTTTAACCAGGGTAGcctggcttttgtttgttttacatagTTGGTTTCTTATTAAGATTACTATTAAACtattaaaaagtttgaaaatcactggGTTGAATTGTAAACTGTACCCAGTAACTTTCAAGGATTAGTGAAGTACTACACGAAACAAGATAGGTATTGTCATAGAATTGTTAAGACCATGGGCAATGGAATCTGTGTAAACCATGGTTTTCAATGTTACTTCTATTATGAATCTAGTTAGAATTACCTATGTCTGAGCCTcagtatcctcatctgtaaaaggcagGTATTCAAACTGACTTTTgcaaggttgttgtgaggatttaaCTGACATATTTAAAATAGTTAGACATGAGACTGTGCCTGCTTTTTaatgacattaaaaaatgatAGCTATTATAAATGATCAGTCACCTGCTTCATGTCAAATTATCTATGAAACAACTGCTTAG includes the following:
- the EBAG9 gene encoding receptor-binding cancer antigen expressed on SiSo cells — encoded protein: MAITQFRLFKVCTCLATVFSFLKRLICRSGRGRKLSGDQITLPTTVDYSSVPKQTDVEEWTSWDEDAPTSVKIEGGNGNVATQQNALEQLEPDYFKDMTPTIRKTQKIIIKKREPLNFGIPDGSTGFSSRLAATQDMPFIHQSPELGDLDTWQENTNAWEEEEDAAWQAEEVLRQQKIADREKRAAEQQRKKMEKEAQRLMKKEQNKIGVKLS